Proteins encoded in a region of the Raphanus sativus cultivar WK10039 chromosome 8, ASM80110v3, whole genome shotgun sequence genome:
- the LOC130499038 gene encoding uncharacterized protein LOC130499038: MTNDDVPSKIAKLSFWVLWYIWKSWNEFLFAKTNVHPIEDIHRAIAANDEWNAVYISKRSVQCPPLKSSAWEPPPTDWLKCNFDCSFRNDTRSAGIGWMIRDTSGSFLVGGMARLDNVVSAVQGEALGLLFALQQVWIRGWRKVWFEGDCVELTAVINQMVPHHLHIGNVLYDIRHWMSLLPDCSLASINRERNQAADVLSRRAFLEDNVVSCFSVPPSWCQKPRLMEAKIEKLSLTLVNQPEFL; encoded by the exons ATGACTAACGACGATGTCCCAAGTAAGATAGCGAAGTTGTCGTTTTGGGTGTTATGGTATATATGGAAATCTTGGAATGAGTTTCTATTTGCTAAAACGAATGTTCATCCAATAGAGGATATCCATAGAGCTATAGCTGCCAATGATGAATGGAATGCAGTTTATATTAGTAAAAGATCAGTTCAGTGTCCTCCGCTTAAGTCTTCAGCTTGGGAACCTCCTCCTACCGATTGGTTAAAATGTAACTTTGATTGTAGTTTCAGAAATGATACGAGATCGGCGGGGATTGGTTGGATGATACGAGATACGAGTGGTTCTTTTCTGGTGGGTGGAATGGCTCGACTGGATAATGTGGTGTCAGCAGTTCAGGGAGAAGCATTGGGGCTTTTATTTGCTCTGCAACAGGTTTGGATTCGAGGTTGGCGAAAGGTTTGGTTTGAAGGTGATTGTGTAGAGCTTACTGCTGTAATTAATCAAATGGTCCCTCACCATTTGCATATTGGTAATGTCCTTTATGATATTCGTCACTGGATGAGCTTATTACCAGATTGTTCTTTGGCCTCCATAAATAGAGAGAGAAATCAAGCTGCAGATGTTCTGTCCCGACGTGCTTTTCTTGAAGACAATGTTGTATCTTGTTTTTCTGTTCCTCCTTCTTG GTGCCAAAAACCTCGACTGATGGAGGCTAAGATCGAGAAGCTGAGTCTCACTCTGGTGAATCAACCGGAGTTTCTGTGA